A single window of Pseudomonas benzenivorans DNA harbors:
- a CDS encoding BPSL0761 family protein: MTLPRERTRSVIKTEEFLRELARNTELPQDIRSYAKSLLRHYPSSDQIYSLGRLEECLASDAPDDEYRRRVIAFHQPLFSSSLDFTQ; encoded by the coding sequence TTGACCCTTCCACGCGAAAGAACCCGCAGCGTCATCAAGACCGAAGAATTCCTGCGAGAGCTCGCTCGCAACACTGAGCTGCCACAGGATATCCGCAGCTATGCGAAAAGCCTGCTCAGGCACTACCCCTCGTCCGACCAGATTTACTCACTGGGCCGCCTCGAAGAGTGCCTGGCAAGCGATGCGCCAGATGATGAATATCGACGGAGGGTGATCGCTTTCCATCAGCCGCTGTTCAGCTCGTCATTGGACTTCACACAATAG
- a CDS encoding DUF6088 family protein, whose amino-acid sequence MFRNDQALSVSTRIAQQVKHLPKGQPFSIRRFAELGTRNAVSKAIARLINRGELERVYRGIYMRRKAGQYVARIRPSAWEVVSLIARQSRQVLQPQGADAVRRFGLSTQMPLIPIYYTSGHSRSLFIGRAEVRLIHAAPVVMQHAGTEVGLAISALFYLGKDGSTPECTAAIKKALKHSSVARTAFFRAGKYLRPSIHSSPFRFKHRSRSISTLTAQLEAEKLRGRRGMKYGSC is encoded by the coding sequence ATGTTCCGCAATGATCAAGCCCTGTCGGTATCCACCCGCATTGCGCAACAGGTCAAGCACCTACCCAAAGGTCAGCCCTTCAGCATCAGACGCTTCGCGGAACTTGGAACGAGAAACGCCGTATCCAAGGCAATAGCGCGACTGATCAACCGAGGCGAACTTGAGCGTGTGTATCGAGGGATTTACATGCGCCGGAAAGCCGGGCAGTACGTTGCACGGATTCGCCCAAGCGCATGGGAAGTGGTGAGCCTGATTGCCAGGCAGAGCCGTCAGGTTCTGCAGCCCCAAGGTGCCGATGCAGTCAGAAGGTTTGGGCTGAGCACCCAAATGCCGCTTATCCCGATCTATTACACCAGCGGCCACAGCCGATCACTATTTATCGGTAGGGCTGAGGTCCGGCTGATACATGCGGCCCCAGTGGTCATGCAGCATGCCGGGACCGAGGTAGGACTGGCTATCAGCGCACTATTTTATCTCGGTAAAGACGGCTCTACCCCGGAATGCACTGCAGCAATCAAGAAGGCGCTCAAGCACAGCTCCGTAGCGAGAACTGCCTTTTTCCGAGCCGGCAAATATCTCAGACCATCTATCCACTCGTCTCCTTTCCGCTTCAAGCACCGCTCGCGCTCTATCAGCACGCTCACCGCGCAGCTTGAGGCCGAAAAGCTGCGCGGGAGAAGGGGTATGAAGTATGGGTCGTGTTAG
- a CDS encoding carbon storage regulator — protein MGYLSLTRQEGDLVHLTIDPAVNTEALLHHLLRDGITVHVGEIQNGRVRVSIDAPKQVLILRGELADRPPPVGAAVIAD, from the coding sequence ATGGGCTACCTGAGCCTAACTCGCCAAGAAGGCGACCTAGTTCACCTGACGATTGATCCCGCCGTTAACACCGAGGCACTGCTGCACCACCTACTGCGCGACGGCATTACTGTGCATGTAGGCGAAATCCAGAATGGCCGGGTTCGTGTGAGCATTGATGCACCGAAGCAGGTTCTGATCCTGCGGGGGGAGCTGGCCGATAGGCCGCCTCCTGTCGGTGCTGCCGTGATTGCCGATTGA
- a CDS encoding DddA-like double-stranded DNA deaminase toxin codes for MSGYVPNNRNERIPPPKEPYNGDFSNQQTRAVEGTTVQPVNSLVGLRFMWDNGECLGANIPYSLTPAGANVIRGGLDARGCLTQTIQGREYDAQLLADADVDNDVAKARTELQSALDEILSAERAEAAELQTIQDQRSSFMNGVHKSLAFGKGLFMAGVGLVDSAKQLNDLISPHTYLSNALRAAWNAKPAGGSRWVDSFLENFSDEQHRELVEALGFDPSSITREQLADAYEIANFIYDDGPSKGMLGRFAVDYAQAQNIEEMAEFGGGAAFEIILTAILAVFTGGVFIGIKAATSMRHLAKLKRLGNALTKLSAALKRARIKAKGRVRGAGTGAQTVEVPRPAGVKAEKIEAPKDPANDQVPKAEAPKKRVHQDPNTTWNPQDYPETPANQLPDYDGKNTLGKMEIDGETYYVKNGKGQPGETLKTDPSVKAGAVSPTHAEGHAVAIMRETGTKEAVLDINHPTGPCGFCDKVMENMLPEGSKLTVNWPNGSQIFTGNSK; via the coding sequence ATGAGCGGCTACGTACCCAACAACCGCAATGAACGCATCCCGCCCCCGAAAGAACCCTACAACGGCGATTTCAGCAACCAGCAGACCCGCGCCGTGGAAGGTACCACCGTCCAGCCGGTCAACAGCCTGGTCGGCCTACGCTTTATGTGGGACAACGGCGAATGCCTCGGCGCTAACATCCCCTACAGCCTTACCCCCGCCGGCGCCAACGTTATTCGTGGCGGCCTGGACGCCCGCGGCTGCCTGACCCAAACGATTCAGGGCCGCGAATACGACGCCCAACTGCTGGCCGACGCCGATGTCGACAACGACGTCGCCAAGGCCCGCACCGAACTGCAAAGCGCGCTGGACGAGATCCTCAGCGCCGAACGCGCCGAGGCCGCAGAGCTGCAAACCATCCAGGATCAGCGCAGCAGCTTTATGAATGGCGTGCACAAAAGCCTGGCCTTCGGCAAAGGCCTGTTTATGGCGGGTGTGGGCCTGGTCGACTCGGCCAAGCAACTCAACGACCTGATCAGCCCACACACCTACCTGAGCAACGCACTGCGCGCCGCCTGGAACGCCAAACCGGCTGGCGGCAGCCGCTGGGTCGACTCCTTCCTGGAAAACTTCAGCGACGAACAACACCGAGAACTGGTCGAGGCCCTGGGCTTCGATCCGAGCAGCATCACCCGTGAGCAGCTCGCCGACGCCTATGAGATCGCCAACTTCATCTACGACGACGGCCCTAGCAAAGGCATGCTCGGCCGCTTCGCCGTCGACTACGCCCAGGCGCAGAACATCGAAGAAATGGCCGAATTCGGCGGCGGCGCGGCTTTCGAAATTATCCTTACCGCCATCCTCGCGGTATTTACCGGTGGCGTATTTATCGGCATCAAAGCCGCTACTTCCATGCGCCACCTCGCCAAACTGAAACGCCTGGGCAACGCCCTAACCAAGCTCAGCGCAGCCCTGAAACGTGCCAGAATCAAAGCCAAGGGTAGGGTCAGGGGAGCTGGAACTGGAGCGCAAACGGTAGAGGTGCCGAGACCAGCAGGAGTCAAAGCGGAAAAGATTGAAGCGCCGAAGGATCCAGCAAATGACCAGGTGCCTAAAGCCGAGGCACCGAAAAAGCGAGTTCACCAAGATCCCAATACAACCTGGAACCCCCAGGATTACCCTGAGACGCCAGCTAATCAGCTCCCTGACTATGACGGCAAGAACACGCTAGGGAAAATGGAAATTGATGGCGAGACCTATTACGTTAAAAATGGCAAAGGTCAGCCGGGTGAAACTTTAAAAACCGATCCATCTGTCAAAGCCGGCGCAGTGTCCCCTACCCATGCCGAAGGCCATGCCGTTGCGATCATGAGAGAAACGGGAACCAAAGAAGCAGTGCTGGACATTAACCATCCCACCGGGCCATGCGGCTTCTGCGACAAAGTCATGGAAAATATGCTGCCAGAAGGATCGAAGCTAACCGTCAACTGGCCGAACGGCAGTCAAATTTTCACAGGGAACTCAAAATGA
- a CDS encoding helix-turn-helix domain-containing protein: protein MELNTAFGLALKELRQQKGLKQEDFSSVSSRTYLSTLERGMKGATIEKLEQLASVLDVHPATILISAYLTKDCEESYQELIKRIGTELKALKKTTPECKAK from the coding sequence ATGGAACTGAATACAGCATTCGGGCTAGCACTCAAAGAGCTTCGCCAGCAGAAGGGGCTCAAGCAGGAAGACTTCTCAAGTGTCAGCAGCCGGACGTATCTGAGCACCTTAGAGCGGGGAATGAAGGGGGCGACGATTGAGAAGCTTGAGCAGCTAGCGAGCGTGCTGGATGTGCATCCAGCAACTATCCTCATCTCAGCCTACCTAACCAAAGACTGCGAAGAGAGCTACCAGGAGCTCATTAAGCGGATTGGTACTGAGCTGAAAGCTCTGAAAAAAACGACACCAGAATGCAAAGCGAAGTGA